Proteins encoded within one genomic window of Humulus lupulus chromosome 1, drHumLupu1.1, whole genome shotgun sequence:
- the LOC133832914 gene encoding uncharacterized protein LOC133832914, translating to MAKTTRRAGKTSGNMPNQPPPQGVEEDEPQVELEEKEMDSETLQTTLIQREIGKHCQELNEGQADMDRRQRDATASLEVAIQLARGQPVPASQLDLPPNTHPEQNSHSEHPQYHHNPPQPRNPQRPKQPPATQQERPVQDPEQRPPSRAGRDNAQQRR from the exons ATGGCAAAAACAACCAGGAGAGCGGGGAAAACCTCTGGGAatatgccaaatcaacctcctccacaaggtgtagAAGAAGATGAGCCACAGGTAGAGTTGGAAGAGAAGGAGATGGATTCTGAAACCCTGCAGACGACTTTGATt caaagggagattggcAAGCAttgccaagaactgaatgaggGGCAAGCTGACATGGACCGTAgacagagggatgccactgcATCCTTAGAAGTGGCCATTCAATTGGCACGAGGACAGCCTGTACCTGCCTCCCAACTGGATCTGCCACCCAACACTCACCCTGAACAAAATTCACATTCAGAGCATCCCCAGTATCACCATaatccaccacaaccaaggaatcCTCAAAGACCAAAGCAACCTCCTGCTACTCAACAGGAAAGACCAGTCCAAGATCCTGAGCAGCGACCACCCTCTCGTGCTGGTCGAGATAACGCACAGCAGCGAAGGTAG